In the Diprion similis isolate iyDipSimi1 chromosome 13, iyDipSimi1.1, whole genome shotgun sequence genome, agaaaataaacgatcgaGAAGCACGAAAATTCACACGCATAATACACACCCATGTACGTAAATAATATCGCATAAAATACTGACTATTGCATGTATTATAATCTCCTCGATACAGATGCGATTTCCATGCAAATATTCATTTGTCTTCCCCTTTATTGATTTTCTTCGTTatcgtataaataaaaaatgtggcCTCTtggttaaaattgaatttacaattaaaaCATAGATATTGCCGAGCATGatactatgtatgtatagtatattacGTTTGTCTATTAGATATCCGACGACGATAAGATGTATGCGAGTATGTACGATAAAAAGTGTATCGCTTTTTAACTTAGGATTAACGGCaacgaaaataatataacGAGAACGACatcaatgataataacaatgataatagtaatacTACTATGCAATACGTGTGTAtgtgtcaagttttttttctacacatgttTCATTGAATTCCTCTTGTAAAACGTATCAAGAATGacaaaatctttcgtctctcaattctttcttacaattatatcatgtgtgtgtgtgtgtgtgcgctcGATAGCGTGATAAAATATTGTGCaagtaaaagaaagaagaagtagaagagaaaagaataaaagtaatttcatAATCATATAATTTTCGCCTAAATATTACGATATACTCGTCAGTCGTTATCCGCGGTATAAAATTACCCCAAATTATTCGATTAGAAAAAGCTGTGAGTATTTTTCTCTCCGTTTTctataacaataaaaagaaattatacacAATAATATAACGTAAGTGCGAAGAAGTTTGACGAGTTATTTTGGCGCCATCAAAGAACATTGAAAAGACTATTTCTTCTGTTGATTtggcaaataatttcaacgtcACACGTATTCCCTGGTTTTTGACGAGCGAAAggtgaaaagagaaataaaaagttgaaaacctTAGCTATTTTCACTTACTAAACACGGAGCGAGAGTCCTACGGACTTTGGTATTTAACAAACGGTCGAGAAATTtagacgaaagaaaaagaagtaataatatatgtataagaggAGGGAGTcgagaatataaaatatatatatatgtatatatatgtataatttaatactACCCATAATTATTACTGttaaatttaatatcaaaGTACGGCGTGCAAAGTTTCTTCACTGCCATTTTTTCAAAGGATGCTGCAACCacccgtatacatatatattatatattatataatatatattatacatcgaCTATGTATCGTAAACGtaattttatacttatatgtatatatatatatatatatatatatatatatatttaatatgtataatatatacataattgtaaccaataattgaaaaattggtagaataaagaaaaataaataaaacttctAAATCATTTAAACAATATCGTTCGTTCATCGTCGGTGTGAAAAGAAACAttaagagaaaagagaaacaatAACATGTAAATAAAGCTTGGATCTCGTTGCACGCGTctcaaatttagaaaaaagtaatcgataacataagaaaagaaataaaatatatatatatatatatataggtatatatacacaacagCCTGGTGAAGTATGATtagaattatcattttttcggACAACTTGATTTCATTTCCTTCggcaaattaattaatatttcaagggggagaaaaacaaaacagaaaaaataaaaataaaacgtaattttttgttaaagcGAGCTTTTGCGAAAACTTGCGTCTTTCAAATCAGCAGGATTTTCATATTCATAACGagtaaatgaataaacgaaaaaaacaattatatcAAGCATGTATCTTTACACGAGAgaagaacaattttcaaatcctATTACGCGCACACACGTGTTTGGTATATTCTTAAAAGGAATATCGTGTGTTATGATTATTGGAAAAACAATAGATTCACCTTTCATTTATGCCAAACGCAAAGCGAACGCAGACTGACGATGCGACgtcaatgaaaattgattattttgtcAAGCGATACGATGATATGTTGTTCAATTCCTGCCGAATACTCAATGATTAATGTGTATTGTCACAAGTCTTGTTTTCTGCTGTTGTACAAATATcggcgaaagaaagaaagaaagagagaaaaaaaaaaaaaaacaacagagaACAAAACgtaatggtattttttttttgttccttaaTACGAAAAGGGCAGAAGACATCGTAGATAAATTTGATTCATCGGAAGATTCTCGCCTAAAGATTAgatcttttcaaaattattgcacttgaagaaaaatatatatatgtatatatatatatatacttatatatgtcTATAAAGTATaggataattaaataatttgaaatatcaatCGAGGATCGTATTTTTCTTATAACTCGACGGATATGATTTGGCGTATCGCAGGCATAAGTACGgaagaataataatcgatttgGAATAAGAATTCgatactactactactactacttaCACCCGATTACCTATTAAATCGTAATCCTACTCCGTTTGTAGGATCTTAATTCTCATAAgaggataaaatatataaaacatgtATGAGATGAAATAAAACTGAAGAAACTAAagacaacagaaaaaaaaaaaaaaaaaaacacaataaacgtaatgcattatatatacactaaATACCGGTAATgcagaaaaaaggaaatcagTAGTACGTGGCCGATCAGGGCTGAAATCACTGTAAGCTGCACATGTCAAAGTCGAACTTTACTCGTGTCAATTGCAAGGTTTAGGTGATATTTAGGGACTGTTGCTGTACGTTGTAGGCCAATAACGATACGGGGAACGTCTTGATATGCGTCTGCCACTGCGCCGACAGCTGAAAGAATTTTACGCCGTACCATTCGGTGCCGTCTATACTgactggaaaagaaaaatatacaagGAGGAAATAATTCTTGTCCCGTATCTTTGTTTCGGTTTCTTAACAGAACGATGAGAAAGTATCTCTTTTGCATTTCTCAGTCGTGCGAAACTTACCTTTCAATGGAATGTTGTGGGTTTTTGCCGAGCATATCAGTCTCGCCACACCGTCGACAGTCTGactttttggctcattttccttttccttctccttcttctttcccAGTCTCATTACTGTGATAAAATCAATGATTAAATACCAGAAATAAAACGTTTCGTGTTTACGTTGATAATCAATCAAATACGggacatgaaaatttttaaattaatgatCTTGAGCtgctttttaattaaaaaaaattattggaaacttggtttcaggaaaaaaattttaagagtcCTGAATAAGTGTATATTGATGTGGAAATGAGAGAATTAAATTCCAATCTAAACCTGTACGATCgagagaaaattattgtacatacaaCCTACCGAGACATGTTATTTTTTGCTCAAATTCTAACTCTATTATCGAAAAAATGCAATATTCAACATAAATGTGTGTTACTTTCTTAACATCTTGTTAATTACTATGTTACAAGTAATTAATATCAGTACCAAACCAAGAAAACCATTATTCATGTACATCCGTTTTCACCGCTGAAATTCtgattcaaaaatcaatttacaaaGAAGGTAGAAGACAGAAGTAGGCTAAAATCTTGAACCTGGTTGAATGGCGAAAATTCGGTAGCAAAGACTTGGCAAAATTTCACTACATGTAAAAGAAATGACTCCTAATCTAAGAACGGTGTCCAAAATTCGttgtgactttgaaaagaagGCAAACTGACTTTTCTGCTTCTTCTCCTTTGTCGTGTAATTCATCGACATATGATGTCCAGGGTTTTCGCCGAGCGGTGGTAGCCTCTGGACGTGAAGCGCTCTGAACGCCTGCCTCAGCGTGATTTTCCCCTTATCTCCTATAGTTTGTTTTCCCCAATAGTCCAGTTGCAGCTCGACCGGCTCCCAGCCGTCCCTCGGCTGGCCAACGTTTGGGCTACTCGGAGGAGTCAGTCGGCTGGGAGGTGGAACTGGCAGACTCGGGGGAGGCAGGGAAGGCGGAGAACCGGACACAGCCATCGCCTCTTCCAGGTCGACGGAGGCCGACGCGCTGCTGTCTGGACAGCCGACTCGAACGTCGTTCACAAAGGGTATGAATATCTGGCTACTGTCGTCGGTCTCCCTggtaaaatataaatgtagtactttgagaaaaaaaagtgcatTCAAAACCGAGCAGGGATGAATGAGAATTGgatgaaaagaatttatttcaatgctGTTGTATTCGGAGTTTCCATTCTTGTCTGCAAATGTTTTCAAGTATTAATGGGTTCCGCTGTGTCAATGAAATATTAGGGAAAAAGATGATTCGATGCTTTTGAACCGATTCTAACGTTTTTGGGCTAATTTTGTAAAGATTTTCGAATCTTCACCTGAGTAAGATTTCTTACAATCTGTCAGGATCTGGTCAATAAACAAAacgagttaaaaaaaacattagaatcggatgaaaaaaaaacacaacaattCAATCACTTTAAACATTTCAACGACtaacttttctcaaattgttgatatctCGTAGGGTCGTTGTGTAATTCATGCCCACAATCGACGGCGCAGATAAGattgttttagattttttagaCGGTTCTTTTTTGTTCCCTAACTTATTATTCAACCAGCGAGGTCCATCGATTATCAAAATTCTGTTAGTTTCAAGTTGACTTGACTTTTCAACAAGTAAATTTAAATTCCCACCTGTAAGTCACCATCGCCTCGGCAATGGGAAGAGATAGGAGCGGTCCACAGGTGGCCAAATATTCCGTGACCCTTGCAGCGCCTTCGGTGGCGCCTCCGCCCTCGCGTTCCATGATTTCTTTCCACTCCTCGCCAAAGAGCATCGAGTACCTTGAATCGACGGAGCAGAGATACCTCGCTAGAGTGTTGGAGCCGAGGGGAACGACGAGGAATCTCAGGTAATTTTGCCAGTCGGGTGGCCTGAAGCTGAGGAGATCGACGTAATGGCGAAGCACAGCGTTGACGAAACTGTCTCCGCCCGCTATAACCACCTTAATGGGAGCCGGCGGTTTAGCAGAGCTGTTGCAGCTGTGGAAAGtcagtttttaaataaaaccgatggtgaaaatttccatCCAGTTTCTCGTCTTCGCCTCAAAACCAAACTCACAATTTTTGAATGCGAGCAACGAGACAGGTGAACGTCGCCCTGATGTCGGCTGGTGACGCGGTGGTCAGAACGCGCTGATTTCGCTCCTGGAGTCGAGCGGCCAGAACCGCGCCACCTGGATCGGCGAGAGAAACGAGAGACACGGACTCTGGAAGACTATCGTCGGGCAGAACTCGACCCAATTGTTCGACGAGGGCCTTTCTCGGCTGAAAAGTTAGGATGAATGAGCGACGGCGCGGATTTGACGGCGCATAGATTTCTTACCTCGGCGTTGTTCATATCGGTAGCTGGTTTGAGGTCGACGCTGAGACTGTGTTTCTTGGACTTGTTGCTTCCCGGCGTTCCCCGATCCCTGGCAAAAAGTCTGCTTCTTCTGTCGGCGCCGTCACTTTTGTTGGGATGATCCGAGCTGGATTTTGGCGGTGATCCGGCAACCGCCTGTGGCGCATCGTTAGCTTCGTGATCCGTCCAGTTTTCTGGATGCGAATCGCTGTCTGCCCTCCTCGAACTGTCGTCGCTGAGTCGGTCCACCCCGCGTTCTGCAATATTACCAATTTTAACACGACAAGCGGAAGCGGATTTACCGGTGAATGGAGAATATCGGCACGTAGTTATACTTGTATAATTGTATTTCAAAATTGGCAAAAGAGATAATACACATCGGTTAGAACAGCTCGGAATGTCGGATCGAGCGATCGACGAAAGGTAGATGGGTGGATACAGCTCAGAGACAGATAAAAGGATAGACGCCGGATAAAGTGTGCAGCagacaaaattcaaaacaggACAATCGTATTTGAAGACCGAACTAAAGTgcagaaaaatgattaaatgaATGGAAGAAACGATACGTtttcacatacatatatacatacatacatatatatatatatatatatatatatatatatatatatatatatatatatatatatagatgtaaataaaaacaccTCTGGCGTgatgacaataatttttttttcctgcatttAAATCAATATATTAAAGTGAATCAGCGTTAGACGTACTGTCAAAGAATGCCAAGGCTAGCATAGAGGCGCATATCGATCGTTACGTAACCACTGCATTAGCCAAATTCAGTATACGGTCATGCTAATTTTGCCAAGGATGCATTCGTTTTGAATAAGCTTTATTCGCCCCAACGGATTTATAAGTTTTTCAAACACAATAGGTTGTTACGGGTTGCGAGGTAATAGATGCGTTATACAAAGGCTGACAGAGACGTGCTGAATTGTGAGATTATGTATGTTATAATATACTCATAAATGtttgtaacaataatgatcATAATAgtcataatgataataatagaaacaacaacaacaacaacaacaacacaacAACAGCAATTACTTATAATTGTACCATCAGACaacgaaaatgaagaaacgaacaatttatttatagagACAcccaaaatttgtaaaacaaaGCAATAGAAACTGCAAATAGAAACGTACGAGTAAA is a window encoding:
- the LOC124414061 gene encoding phosphofurin acidic cluster sorting protein 2 isoform X2; the encoded protein is MAERNKVTTPASRPVPMKLFATWEVDRTPPNCIPRLCSLTLSRLVLLRPLGADLASISLAVKMQSSKRTLRSNEIAVPAAGMLDTELELQFALQYPHFLKRDGNKLLILLQRRKRYKNRTMLGYKTLAEGVINMAQVLQKQMDLELELISDKSEKYGGHSVVLAKVSVVALSSQPVDHDKRLLNDPSERLGTEFSDDEEEFSSEGEAEGSDSEPTLEVHRRKSRAKIPANARQRNLKQKFIALLKRFRVSEELEHDQEEIGQKLSGGDMEIEELFDELEDLSDSGPELDTMSVSSTPKPSLRPFFSSSRSLLAPTHTERGVDRLSDDSSRRADSDSHPENWTDHEANDAPQAVAGSPPKSSSDHPNKSDGADRRSRLFARDRGTPGSNKSKKHSLSVDLKPATDMNNAEPRKALVEQLGRVLPDDSLPESVSLVSLADPGGAVLAARLQERNQRVLTTASPADIRATFTCLVARIQKFCNSSAKPPAPIKVVIAGGDSFVNAVLRHYVDLLSFRPPDWQNYLRFLVVPLGSNTLARYLCSVDSRYSMLFGEEWKEIMEREGGGATEGAARVTEYLATCGPLLSLPIAEAMVTYRETDDSSQIFIPFVNDVRVGCPDSSASASVDLEEAMAVSGSPPSLPPPSLPVPPPSRLTPPSSPNVGQPRDGWEPVELQLDYWGKQTIGDKGKITLRQAFRALHVQRLPPLGENPGHHMSMNYTTKEKKQKIMRLGKKKEKEKENEPKSQTVDGVARLICSAKTHNIPLKVSIDGTEWYGVKFFQLSAQWQTHIKTFPVSLLAYNVQQQSLNIT
- the LOC124414061 gene encoding phosphofurin acidic cluster sorting protein 2 isoform X1, producing MAERNKVTTPASRPVPMKLFATWEVDRTPPNCIPRLCSLTLSRLVLLRPLGADLASISLAVKMQSSKRTLRSNEIAVPAAGMLDTELELQFALQYPHFLKRDGNKLLILLQRRKRYKNRTMLGYKTLAEGVINMAQVLQKQMDLELELISDKSEKYGGHSVVLAKVSVVALSSQPVDHDKRLLNDPSERLGTEFSDDEEEFSSEGEAEGSDSEPTLEVHRRKSRAKIPANARQRNLKQKFIALLKRFRVSEELEHDQEEIGQKLSGGDMEIEELFDELEDLSDSGPELDTMSVSSTPKPSLRPFFSSSRSLLAPTHTVVTGEEIGTNSANAVAQPHSCLATKEKNRIGHTTPERGVDRLSDDSSRRADSDSHPENWTDHEANDAPQAVAGSPPKSSSDHPNKSDGADRRSRLFARDRGTPGSNKSKKHSLSVDLKPATDMNNAEPRKALVEQLGRVLPDDSLPESVSLVSLADPGGAVLAARLQERNQRVLTTASPADIRATFTCLVARIQKFCNSSAKPPAPIKVVIAGGDSFVNAVLRHYVDLLSFRPPDWQNYLRFLVVPLGSNTLARYLCSVDSRYSMLFGEEWKEIMEREGGGATEGAARVTEYLATCGPLLSLPIAEAMVTYRETDDSSQIFIPFVNDVRVGCPDSSASASVDLEEAMAVSGSPPSLPPPSLPVPPPSRLTPPSSPNVGQPRDGWEPVELQLDYWGKQTIGDKGKITLRQAFRALHVQRLPPLGENPGHHMSMNYTTKEKKQKIMRLGKKKEKEKENEPKSQTVDGVARLICSAKTHNIPLKVSIDGTEWYGVKFFQLSAQWQTHIKTFPVSLLAYNVQQQSLNIT